From Anthonomus grandis grandis chromosome 20, icAntGran1.3, whole genome shotgun sequence, the proteins below share one genomic window:
- the LOC126747940 gene encoding uncharacterized protein LOC126747940 — translation MIENDNNNQYVEDELMFEQDSAPLNSKWQEQQPPPLRWQGQHPPPQKLGKPGGRDDPLRRGLSGAGVRKYLRFLHEGMSPEEARKKVLDDKEKRKEEQPPQTSKASPKKNPQAGQATSYAKAAKLIRIGVLPEDYPEATLTSEQLTDVEEAIVSEMINSTTKGLQFSGIHFRSGMILVDCESEQTAEWLAQMAPRLKEWKGPALVAKRGEDIPKAHTISLFLPRSKGQDTTALLKLIGVQNPEISIETWKVISAKGNGHGQVLSVGIDTKSADSIQAKGYTIHYRFGQIPVSGLRKQEKAKDKKKELDPSTSASTSSEPVANENTSTATETQETEGMDLDLNVNPTTSAEENVISSEEEDRLLGPNVDHQGDGPDGPDKS, via the exons ATGATTGAAAATGATAATAACAATCAATACGTTGAAGACGAGTTGATGTTTGAGCAGGATAGTGCACCCCTCAATAG CAAGTGGCAGGAGCAACAACCTCCTCCTCTCAGGTGGCAGGGGCAACACCCTCCACCACAAA AACTGGGAAAGCCTGGGGGAAGGGACGATCCACTAAGGCGTGGACTTAGTGGTGCAGGCGTCAGGAAATACCTACGCTTTCTTCACGAGGGCATGTCACCCGAAGAAGCGAGGAAAAAAGTCCTAGACGAcaaggaaaaaagaaaggaagAACAACCTCCTCAAACTTCCAAGGCATCGCCTAAGAAAAACCCCCAAG CAGGGCAAGCCACCAGCTATGCAAAAGCGGCAAAGCTCATCAGAATCGGAGTATTGCCGGAGGACTACCCTGAGGCAACTCTAACCTCCGAACAACTCACAGATGTGGAGGAAGCAATCGTATCAGAAATGATCAACAGCACAACAAAGGGCCTGCAGTTCTCAGGTATTCATTTTCGCTCGGGAATGATACTTGTGGACTGCGAGTCGGAGCAGACAGCAGAATGGCTGGCTCAGATGGCACCTAGGTTGAAGGAATGGAAAGGGCCAGCGCTGGTAGCGAAAAGAGGAGAGGACATCCCAAAAGCGCATACCATCAGCCTTTTTCTTCCACGGAGCAAAGGGCAAGACACCACAGCTCTCCTGAAACTCATTGGAGTACAGAATCCAGAGATCTCCATCGAGACCTGGAAAGTAATAAGCGCCAAAGGAAATGGCCACGGTCAAGTGCTTTCTGTTGGGATCGACACCAAATCTGCGGATAGCATCCAGGCAAAGGGATACACTATCCACTACAGGTTTGGGCAAATCCCCGTATCTGGCCTCAGAAAGCAGGAGAAGGCAAAGGACAAAAAGAAGGAGCTTGATCCATCCACTTCAGCCTCTACCTCCTCCGAGCCAGTCGCCAATGAGAACACCTCTACGGCGACTGAAACACAAGAGACCGAGGGCATGGACCTCGATCTCAATGTCAACCCGACCACTTCCGCTGAGGAGAATGTCATCAGCAGCGAAGAAGAAGATAGGCTTCTGGGACCTAATGTAGACCATCAGGGGGACGGACCGGATGGCCCTGACAAATCATAA
- the LOC126747782 gene encoding uncharacterized protein LOC126747782, producing the protein MDYDSEDDFLFLLAASALALRKKPKKNRTKRKLWIHPIVMERNKKGYFNTIYKEICEDPENFLNFTRMSKESYQELLLLIQEPCTKANTTMRESISVEEKLLITLRYLATGCSFVDLHYAFRIGKSTASLIVQEVCKALWAHVRQMAFPVLNAEKWMEIAEGFKKHSNFPNCIGAIDGKHIRLIRPSNSGSMFYNYKNYFSMVLFAMCDSNYLFTYIDVGSYGKSSDSGIFKNSTLFEKMVNGTLHIPAAAPIEGDATTDYPFVIVGDEAFPLLENLLRPYGGSNLTYNKKNFNYRLSRARRYIECAFGILANKWRIFHRPINVQIDLAEDIIKACCVLHNFVRVRDENRSDNIEAGTTYDNLTVDSFSRGNPRALNGQDKFANYFVNIYPLEWQNESI; encoded by the exons ATGGACTACGAcagtgaagatgattttttgtttttgttggcGGCATCGGCACTGGCATTacgcaaaaaaccaaaaaaaaatagaacgaaaCGTAAGCTATGGATACATCCCATAGTTATGGAAAGAAACAAGAAGGGATATTTCAATACCATCTATAAGGAGATTTGTGAAGATccggaaaattttttaaatttcaccaGAATGTCAAAGGAATCATATCAAGAGTTACTTTTATTGATCCAAGAGCCATGTACAAAAGCTAATACTACTATGAGAGAAAGCATATCAGTGGaagaaaagcttttgataactTTAAG gtACCTAGCAACTGGTTGTTCATTTGTGGATTTGCACTATGCATTTAGAATTGGAAAATCTACAGCAAGTTTGATTGTTCAAGAAGTTTGTAAAGCACTATGGGCGCATGTTAGGCAAATGGCTTTTCCAGTTTTAAATGCCGAAAAGTGGATGGAAATCGCTGAGGGATTCAAGAAACATTCCAATTTTCCGAACTGCATAGGTGCGATTGATGGCAAACACATTAGACTGATACGGCCATCTAATAGTGGTTCtatgttttataattataaaaattatttttcgatgGTACTATTTGCAATGTGTgatagtaattatttatttacatacattGATGTGGGCTCGTACGGAAAATCTAGTGActctggaatttttaaaaattctacactttttgaaaaaatggttaaCGGAACACTACATATTCCTGCAGCGGCACCGATCGAAGGAGATGCTACTACAGATTATCCTTTTGTTATAGTAGGTGATGAAGCATTTCCTCTATTAGAAAATTTGCTGAGGCCTTATGGTGGATCAAACTTAacttacaacaaaaaaaattttaattatagattaTCCAGAGCTCGACGGTACATTGAATGTGCTTTTGGTATATTGGCTAATAAATGGCGCATTTTTCATAGACCCATTAATGTACAGATCGATCTAGCTGAAGACATAATTAAAGCCTGTTGTGTTCTTCATAATTTTGTGAGAGTCAGAGATGAAAACCGTAGCGATAACATTGAAGCAGGAACAACGTATGACAATTTGACAGTTGATTCATTTAGCAGAGGGAATCCAAGGGCATTAAATGGCCAagataaatttgcaaattattttgttaatatttatccACTAGAGTGGCAAAACGAATCAATATAa